Part of the Cohnella candidum genome, AACAATGAATGAAAAGGCAGCCGTCCGTCGACGGCTGCCTTTGTATTTTCTATTCTCCGACTCGAATCCATTCAACCGCCACCGGCTGTTCCAACGCTTTGAGGACGATGCGATTGGCCCCTGGCTGCAGCCGGCAAGGATGCGTCGTCCGAACGACATGCCAAGAGTGGTCCTCGATGCATATCGACTCGGCCACCTCGTCGTTGACGCAGATCTCGAGCTTCGCTTCTCCCCCGCCGCCTCCGCAAACGCGTAAAGCCAGCGGAACCCGTACTTGATCGTTCGAATCATGCTCGACCGTATAAGCCAGCCAATCTTCAGGCTGCAGGAGCACATGCATCCATTCGTCGGCGGACCAATCTTCTCCTCCGCCATGCTGGAAATTCGCCGTTGTCCTGTCTCCCGTCGTAAATCGGATATCCGTGCCGTCCTCATCCCTGAACCCCAGGCTTCTCGGCGTAAATTCGCCCACACTGAAGCTGATGCCCGGCCCTTTGTACCCGTAAAATACGGCCGGTATGCGTACCGGCGGACGGAAGAGCAATGCATTGACCACCTGAGGATAATAGGCGCATCGATCCAGATTCAAGTTCTGCAGATATTCCCACAAGATCCGTTCGGCTTCCGGTTCGGTTAGCCGCTCCCCGCCCTCGAGGTAAGCGACGAGCCGGTCCCATCCTTGCGGCTTCGCCACGGAACAAGGGGAATTCGTGCAGTCCATCTTCTTCCACGTCCAGAAGTTCCAAGAAATATCATGGTCCTCGTAGAGACGGAAGGCTCCCGTATACCACTCCACGTTGTTCTCTCCGCCTTCTCCCATGAAAATCGGCACTTCCCACTCGTCGCGTTTGTCGAGGAACTTCCGAATGCTTTCCGTATCCGGGCTGTTCCAGTACTTATGAAACTGAAGCATCAGGTTGTCGTCGATTTTCTCCTCGAAAAACGACCAGTCCGTCGCCCAATGAACGCCTTCCAACATGATCATGTGTTTGCTGTCCACTTCGCGGATCGCTTGCACGATCTCTTTGTACAGAGGCATCACCTGATCGTTATAAGCGGAAAACCACTCGGGAAGCGGCTCGTTCAGCAGATCGTAGCCCGCGACGATCCACCGGTCCCGATATCGCTCGGCGAGCAAACGCCAAATGCCGACCGTAAGCTTCTTGTTCTCCTCACGGATAAACAGCTCCGGTTGATCGTTCGGAGAATCGTCGATGTTAGTCCCCGTTTGTCCGCCCGGCGCGCCATGCAGATCCAGGATGACGTACAGCCGATATTGCTCGCACCAATCGATCACTTGGTCGAGCAAAGCCAGATGCCCCTCATGATAGCGGTCCGTTTCGCCTTCAAACAAAAAACGCGAGTTGATCGGCAGCCGAACGGAATTGAAGCCTTCCGCAGCTACGCGCGCGATATCCTTCTCCGCGATATACGTCCGGTAGTAAATTTCCCAAAACTCCTTCGCCGTCCGGTCGCCGACGAGCTCCCGAATCATGCGCTCGATCCGGAGCGGCCGATCCCCCTGACCGGGGAATCTCCACATATAGCCTTCGGGCAACAGCCAGCTGCCGAACCCGACGCCCCGAAGGAGGATTTCCCGTCCTAGCCCGTTCACGATCCGCGGCCCGACGGCTTTGACATACCCTTCTACCTCTTGCATCCCGGCTCCCCTTTTCCGTCAATTTCAGCCCTTGATGGCTCCGTCCGCGATTCCTTTGATAATGTACTTTTGCAGGAGCAGGTAAAACGCGATGACGGGCAGCATGGCCATGATCAGCGAAGCCAGAATCGCCGACCACTCGTTATTGCCGTATTGGCCGAACAGCATATTGGTCGACAGCAGCAGCGTATAATTGTCGCGGTCGGTCAGCATTAGAAGCGGCAAAAGAAAATCGTTCCAGATCCATAAGAGGTTCAGGATCGCGTTGGTGGCGGTAATCGGCAGCAGCAACGGGAAGATCAAGGTGAAAAACAATTTGAATTCGCCGCACCCGTCCATTACCGCGGCTTCGTCGAGATCCCTCGGGATGGATTTGACGAAGCCGTGATAGAGGAAAACGGCGAACGAAACGCCCAGCCCGATATAGAGGGTCCCCAGTCCGTAAGTCGTGCCTTGAACGTGGAGTTCCTTCGCGATCCTCGTCAGCGTGATCATGATGGAATGGAAGGGGATGAGCATCGAAAGGATAAAGACGCCGAAAAAGAAGCCGCTCAGCTTCCCGGGCGTACGGGAAAGCTTGTACCCGGCCATCGAAGCGAATAGAATGATGCCGGTCAGACCGATGGCGGTGATCAAGGCCGTATTGCCCAGGCTTCGCAAGAAGTGAATCCGTTCGAAAGCGTCCGCGTAATTATGGAACTGAAAACGGTCAGGAAGCGCCAAAATGTCGTTCAAGATCTCCCCGTCGGTTTTGAACGAGTTCAGTACGCCCATGTAGATCGGGAATAACGTGACGACGGCTGCCACCGCCAGGATCAGGAAGACGAGCACGGAGCCCAATTTCCGAAAAGCCGCCCCTCCCCTCATGCTTCCACCTCCCGCCTTTTCATGACGGCAAGCTGAACGAACGTCAACAGCATGACGATCAGAAACAGAATCATCGCTTTGGCGCTTGCATACCCGTAGCGGAAGCTGTTATGAAAGGCCTCGTCGAAAATGTTGAGCGCGATCACTTGCGTGGCCCGCCCGGGACCGCCGTTCGTGAGCGCGAATACCGCTTCGAACACCTTGAACGAACCGTTAAGCGTCAGGAAGATCCCGATCGTCACCGCCGGCATGATCATGGGCATCGTGATATACCGGAAGTTCTGCCAAGCGTTCGCTCCGTCGATCGCCGCCGCTTCGTTCAGATGGTCCGGCACGTTCTGCAGCGCCGCGATGTAGATGACCATCAGGTAGCCGACTCCGGCCCACAGGGACAGGATCAGAATCGCGATGAAGGAAAGCTTCGGATCTCCGATCCAGGATTGATCCAGGAAAGACATCCCGGTATGGACGGCCAGATAAGGAAGCACCTTCGTGAAAATGAAAAGCCACATGATGCCTCCGATAATCAAGCTGATCATGTTGGGCATGAAAAAAACGGTCCGGAAAACCGACTTCGTCCGGCGCCGGGATTCAATGAAAACCGCGAGCAGAATGGCGAGCGCGTTTTGCAGCACCACCATGCACACGACGTATTTGAGAGTAAACCCTATGGAATCCAGGAAATAATCATCATTCGTCAACGCTTCACGATAATTCGCGAATCCCACGAGGTGATAGGCGGGATTCACGCCGTTCCAATCCGTCAAGCTGTACCAGACCCCGCCGAAGGCGGGGACCAGTACGAAGACGGTATAAAAGAGCAAGGCCGGTAAAATGAAGGCGAGGAGAATGACCGTTCGTTTGCCAAAATGCTTGCCTGCCATTCGTTTCACTCCCGGTCAATCGATTGGGTTTACTTTGCCGCTTCGGCTTTTACGGCGTTCGCCCACGTTTTATCCATGATCTGGATGAACTTTTCTTTCGTTACGGTTTTCGAGTAGTAGCTTTGCAGCTCTTTCGCTTGCTCATCGGTCACGCCGTTCGGCAGCTTCAGGTCTTGGTAGGCTTTGCCTTGGGAGACGTAGCTCATCGCTTCGTCGATCCAAGGGAAGGACTTATACGTATGGACCGAGGAAATCGGGTTGAACTTCAGCTGTTCGAAGAAGGCGGAAGAATCGTTGTCGTCCAGCATGTAGTTGAGCAGGTCGAGCGCGACGTCTTTGTTCTTGCTGCTCGGGGATACGGCGAGCGACGTGGACGCCGACAGGTTGATCATGGTGCCTTTGGGGTCGTTGCTGACCGGAAGCGGAGCGACGCCGAATTCCATGTTCGGGTTGGCTTTCAGGATCGAATCGGCCATCCACGGACCTTGAACCCACATCGCGGCTTTGCCGTTCGCGAAATCCGTCGCGCCCGCGGCGCTTCCCACTTCAAACGGCTTCGCCGTTCCGTTGGACATGATCAAATCGATGATGTTGAAAATATCGCCTACGTCCGAATAGGAAGCTTCGCCCTTGCTCATTTTGTCGACCCAGTCCGGATGTTCGGAATTGACGATGCCGCCGAGAGACAGCGCGGTCATGAGCTGCGGCACCCAGGACTCTTGGAACGCGAGTTCGAACGCCGGGATGTTTTTGGCTTTCAGGGTATCGACGACTTTCTTCATCTCATCCAGCGACTGAGGAGGCGTCAGGCCGTTGTCGCTGAAAATTTTCTTGTTGTACAGGTAGCCCCATGCCAAGCTTTCCAGCGGCAGCACCGAAACTTTGCCGTCATAGGTAACCGTTTGCTTCACGCTGTCGAACAGCTTGCCGATGGCCGGCTGATCCGACAGGTCCGTCAAATATCCGGCGTTATAGTACGTGGGAATGTCGTTGGCATGGATGGAGAAAACGTCCGGCGCGTCATTGGACGCCAAGCGGGCTTGGAGAATTTGTTTGGCTTGATCGGCGTTCGGCGTTTCGGATTTGATCGTGACGTCGATGTTCTTCTCTTTCAATTCTTTGGCTTTGAACTGCTCGAAGTACTTGTCGAACTGCTCTTTGAACTGAGGAACCGTGAGGAATACCTTGAGTTCCACTTTCTTTGGCGCAGCGGACGGCGAGGCGCTGGGAGACTCGGCGGCCGGGCTCGATGCGGACGGCGTTGCCGAGGCAGCGGCGCTGCTGCCGCTTTCTTTGTTCCCCGATCCGCATGCCGACAGAATGGACAGCATGAGAATCAGAGCGATGGATAGATACGACGCCTTCTTCATGTTTGAATCCCCCTATGAGTTAGATGCGTCTTCAGTATAAAGAAAGCGATTGCAAGAATCTTTCCACCGGATTTACTTGTTGAATTTGAAAATATTGACCTTCCGTTAACTTCTCATGTTCCCCGGAGGAATGCCGTAAAACTTCTTGAATACGCGATAAAAGTAAGTGATGTCCGTAAATCCGGTCAATTCGGCCGTTCGCTTGATGGAAAGACCGTTCGTCACGAGGAGTTCCTTCGCTTTTTCCATTCGGACTCTCGTAATGGCGTCCATAACCGTCTCGCCTAGCCTTGCTTTGTATTGCCTGCTTAGATACTCTTTCCTAACCGCGAATTTCTTGGCGAGGGTCTCCAGCGAGATCGCCTGACTGTAGTTCCTTTCGATAAATTCCTTCACTTTGTCGATATCCAACCTGTCTCTGTCCTGTCGGATGATTTGCAAAGACCGAAGGACCTCTTGATATAAGTTCTCCGTTTCTTTTATCGCATCCCGCATGGAAGCCCGCTCGATGGATTCGCGCCAAATCTCCACTTGCGGAACCAGTTGAACCGGCTGAAGGTCGTCCGAAACAAGAGCCTCTTCCAAGATCGCGATAAAATCATAGGCGATTTTATACGGCATTCCTTTTCGAGTATGTTCGTCCATGAGCGTTTGATCCAGGTATTGCGCCATCTGGCTAAAGGTCTCTGCCAGCGCTTTGTCATTCAAATCCAATAAGTTGCTTTGGATCAACTTTCGATAGGTTAAGTAACGGTCCTGAACGGACGTATCCAAATGAGTCGCCTTTCGAGGTGTCGGCGATTCGGAAGATTCCTTGTTCAGTTGCTCTATGCATTCCGCTAAGGATTGATTCAGTTCTTCCGCACTTATCGGTTTCAGCATGTAATTCACGGCTTTGGATTGGATGGCTTGCTTAAGGTAAGAAAAATCCTCATATCCGCTCATGATCAGGATTTTCACGTTCGGAAATCGCTCCTGAAGGGACTGAAGAAGCTTATCTCCTCCCAAGCCCGGCATTCGCATATCCGTGATGATAATATGCGGCTTCCGTTCAGCTGCCAGTTCAATTCCCAGGTAACCGTCATCGGCTTCGCCAACGATACGAAGTCCCAAACGATCCCAATCGCCGAGGGACTTGACGATTTGTCTGGCCCAGGGTTCATCATCCATAATCAGAACGTCGTACATGGCGGACCTCTCCTCGTTTATGCTTTCTGCCGGGCGGGAAAAACCATCACCATAACCGTTCCGCACTCGGATTTGCTGAAAATTCGAATTCCGTGAGGACTCCCGAAATGCAACCTCAACCTGTTGTGCACGTTACGAAGTCCAATGCTCTTTCCCGCATCCAACCGGCTGTCATCCTTCAAGCTTTCACGAAGGCGATTCAGTTGTACCGGTTCGATTCCTACGCCGTTATCCTGAATGAGGACGATAACCCGCCTGCGAACAAGTTTGATTCTGATCCGCAATTCCCATTTCCCTTGCTTCGGCTGCAGCCCGTGTTCGAACGCGTTTTCTATGACAGGCTGCAAAATGAACTTCGGAAGACGGCAATCCAAAACCCGGGGATCCGTCTCGATGGATACTTTGCATCGGCCTGCGAATCTTTGTTCCTGGATATATAAATAATTGCGAATATGCGCAACTTCATCTTGCAGTTGAACCTGCTCATCCACCGTACTGATCGAATATCTCAGCAAGTTCCCCATCATCCGCGTAATTTCATAGACTTCGGGGGCTTCTTTTGAAAGTGCCATACCTCCGATTAAATTCAAGGTATTGTTGAGAAAATGAGGATTGATTTGTGCCTGCAAGGCGAGCAGCTGAGCATTTTTAATTTCGATTTCATGTTGGTATTCATGTTCGATTAATTCTTTAATCCTCTGCATCATCAGGTTATAACCATGTTGAAGCAAGCCGATCTCATCGACTCTTTCCACGGATTTCATTTCGAAGTTTTGGATCTGTGCCATGCGCATCGTTCTGGCCAGACCTACGATCGGCTTCGTGATGCGGAGCGACAACAATATGGACAGCAAAATGGACACGATGACGAACAATCCGCCGGTCAGAATGCCCGCGCGGATCGTCGGAAGTCCGCTCTCCTTGATCGTCGATAAAGGAATCGCCTTCACGACCGTCAATTGGCCGTCACCGACGCGCTCCATAAAATAGAAAAATTGATTGCTGTGGCGAAGCACGAGTCCGTTGTCGGGAAGATCCATGGAATGAAGCAAATCTAAAATTTCGGATGAAGCGATGCGGGGGGTGGATCCGGAAAGCAATTCCCCCTCGTCATTCATGAGAAAGACATAACTTTCCGGTTCCGATTTGAGGATCCGGGACACTTCTTCCCACACCTGGTCATTGATGTCCACCGCGATTCCGCCCAATAAAAACTTATCCGGGAATCGATTGATGCTGTGAAAGGCGGTAATGCCGCCTGCGGATTGCTTGAAATACATATTCACGGGCATTTTTTCGATTCTGGACCAAGCGGTCCCCCCGATTTTCAATGTTCGGGTCGTGCCGCTATCCGCATAACTGACCGAGAGCGCCTTCTGAGTTAAGCGACTATAGAGAGTTAAGCGATCGATTTTACGAGCATTGGAGAAGAAGGTGGAAGTAAGGGTTTCCCGCAACGCATTTTGGGAACGGGAAGCCGCATTCCTATCGTCCGATCCGGAAGTCATGGTCCCCATGACTTCCCCGTTGATTTGCAAAGAATAGAACAGGGCGTCTACCTGATCGATCAACTCATTCAAATATTGATCCGCCCACAGCATTCTGGATTGATTGGCACCGATCAATTCCTTTTCGACGGATGCGCGCGTATTAATCGCAGCGATCCAAGTAACGGTGACGACGGGAAGCGTCGTGAGGCAGATCATGAGGATCATGAAACGCAAACGCAAACTGAACCGGTTCACCTGATTTCCCCCTGCTCCTGCCTTGGCGTCTGTCGAAAATGCATAGCGAATATGAGTCCGCGTTTATCGATTATACCATCAGGATTCTCCTAAAAATCGACCTCATGGAAAACGGCCCGATTCGACGTAAGAATCGGGCCTTGTCCATTTCAGTATAAGGAGGGGAAGGGGCTTCGTCATTGGACGAAATTGACCCTCTCGGTTGGAACATATTGATGTGTCCGTCCGCCCGCTCGCTTCAGCTTCAGCGTGCCGACTGAACGAACTCGAGAAAACGGCCTACCGCGCCGTCCAAATGCTGAAGCGTCGATTCGTCCTTCAGACGTCCCGTCGCGTCGAATTTCTGGGCGGCGAGGTTGATGAGAAGCTCGTTGCCTGCCGGCGGGAGCAGCTTCGCGCGAATGCCAGGCGCGGCGAGCACCTCGCGCAGGTGGAGCTGGGCGCGGATCGTGCCCATGATGCCGGTAGACACGCCGGCCGTCATGACCGGTTTGCCGATCAGCGGCTGCTCGACGCGGGAAAGCCAATCGAGCGCGTTCTTGAGCACGCCTGGGATCGACCAGTTATATTCCGGCGTGACGATGATGACGCCGTCCGCTTCCTGGACTTGCTTCCTCAGCTTCAGCACGCTCGGAGGAGGACTTTGCTCTTCATCCTGGTCGAACAGGGGCAGGGAACGGATTTCCGCGAGCTCCCATTCGAAACGGTCGTTAAACCTTTCCTGGATCGTTCTCGCGAATGCCAGGTTGTACGATTCCTTGCGTAAACTTCCGACGACTCCCAACAACTTCATGTCGTGATGTCCCCTTTGCTTGATGGTCCGGGCAAATGGAAAACCCTCCATCATAATGTAGCAGACGGAGGGATACGAAAACCAGTCGAACGAAACCCGGCTCAGTTGCCGGACGGAAGAGGGAAAGTGACCGCTTCTCCCGCTATGTCTTTCCACCCGCCGCTCACGGCGTCGAGAACGGGGACCACATTCGTGTACTAGCGGGGAACGGACGGTTTCAGCATCAGCTCGTAAAACAGCTCGGCCCGGTTGCCCTCGACCCAGCGGTATCGCAGAACGATGTCGTAGAGGGATAACAGCTTCTCGACCGCTTTCGGCGCCGAAACTTTCGGATTCGCTTGCGACGGATAGCGGACCGGCATCAGTTGGCTTTGGATCGATTCGACCTCGCCGTTGTACGCGTTGACGTCCACGTATACGTTCTCCTGGCTGACCCCGACGCCGCCGGCCACCCGTACATATTCGAATCGATAGAGCGGACGGGTCGCGACACGGCCGTCCGATAGGAACAAGTCGACCCGGCTTTCCGCCAATTGATCGGCGAAGGCGGGCATCGCCTTTTTCAGGAAAGCAACGGCTTTAAGCCGGGCCTTGCTCTCGCTCACTTTCGCTTTCGTCAGCAGGCTGTGATCGGTACCGTCGTCGGATTGATAGAGGTACACCTGCCCTGTCGCCTGGTCGAATCCGATGACGACGGTGCGAACCCTTTTCTTGTCCGCACTCGGAATCACGAGCTTATACAAATATTGCTGCGGTTTGCTGATCTTATAGGTCCCGGTGAGCGAGAGCAGATTTATGACTTTAGCGCGCATTTGCGCGTCCGTCAACTTCGCGTTCGTTACGAGCGGCGCGAGCTGTTTGGTGCTGAGCGGTTTCAATACGATCGGGAAAGGGCGCCCGTTCCGCTCGGCAGGGAAAACGCCCGTGCTCGCTTTCAGCGAAGTTTGCCACAGCGTGTATGCCAGGAAGGGCTTGTTACCGGAGCCCAGTTTGTAAGCGAGCAACGGCGACGATTGCTTGAGGTAAATCCGTTTGGCCTTCTCAGCCGAAATCGCTGGTGTGGGATCCGAGAAATCGTACGCGTTCCAATTGGCGGTATAAGAAGCGATTCGCCCGTCCGGCCGGACGATGACCAACAGCCAATTGTCGGTTCGGATTCCGTTCATTGCCCGGTAGAATCGAATGCGGAACAGCGACTTGTCTTCGAACCGGGTATCGTATTCCGATTCCGGATAAGGATCCAGCCTCCAGTCGGCATTCAGTCCCCAGTTCAATCCTCCTACGAGCGAGGCGGCAATGTTCACCGCATCTCCCCGCGAGATGGAGTCGCCTGTGCCGGTTGTTGTCGTCGGCACCGCCCCGCTCTCCGGCTGCCGGTCCTCGAGGGACATGTTCCGCAGGCTTCCGTCCGCCGCGGAGAAACGGACATTGTAATAGCCGGCCCAGTTCCCGTTCGAATCCTTGTCCGGCCGATGCAGGGTAAGATCCCATTCCCCTGCCGAGGCCTCGGATGCTCTCGAAAGAACCGCGTCCTGGAGTTCGGCATCATCAGGTACGAACGCGAGGCTTTTCGCGTAGGCGAAAGCCTCGTCTTGCGTGCGGATCGCGGTGACGGAAGCCGCGGCCGCGGCAATCTCCTTGTCGGGAATCAGCAACGGGGCGCCAACACCGGCAAACAGCAGCGCGGGAAGCAGCAGAGCCTTCAAGCCTCGTGCCGCCCGGGACGCATAATTTCTTGGTAATGAACGGGACATGGTCGGACCTCCTATACGATCGTCAAGCGGGAGTATGATTCCATAGACGTAAAAAGGCCGGAATGGTTGCGTAAGCATGAAAAAAGGGACCCGCCATGAAGGCGGGTCCACTTTGATGATTCGACCGGATTAGCAGTCGAAGTAGAGGCTGTACTCGTGCGGATGAACGCGGATCGAAACGGATTTCGCTTCGGAACGCTTAAGCGCCACGTAGTTGTCGATGAATTCTTTGGTGAAGACGCCGCCTTCGGTCAGGAAGTCGGAATCCGCTTCGAGAGCGTCCAGCGCTTCGTCCAGGGAGCCCGGAACGCTGCGGATTTCTTTCTTCTCTTCGTCGGCCAGCTCGTAAATGTTCTTGTCGAACGGTCCATAGCCGAGAGCGGCCGGATCGATCTTGCGCTTGATGCCGTCCAGGCCGGCAAGCAGCATGGCTGCGAACGCCAGGTACGGGTTGGCCGTGGAGTCCGGCGTGCGGAACTCGATGCGGCAGCCTTTCGGCGTAACGGCAGCGACCGGAATGCGGACAGCTGCGGAACGGTTGCCTTTGGAGAATACGAGGTTAACCGGCGCTTCGTAACCCGGAACGAGACGTTTGAACGAGTTCGTGGACGGGTTCGTGATCGCGATCAGAGCCGGGGCATGGTACAGGATGCCGCCGATGTAGTTCAGGGCCAATTGGCTCAGGTTGGCGTAAGCGCCTTTCTCCCAGAAGAGCGGCTGGCCGTCGTTGAAGATCGACATGTGAACGTGCATCCCGCTGCCGTTGTCGCCGAAGAGCGGCTTCGGCATGAACGTTGCAACTTTGCCGTATTGGCGAGCCACGTTGTGGATGATATATTTGTACTTCATCAGGTTGTCGGCCGTTTTGGTCAGCGTGTCGAAACGGAAGTTGATTTCCGCTTGGCCCGCGGTCGCCACTTCGTGGTGGTGACGCTCGACGCGAAGGCCGGTTTCCTGCATCAGGCGGACCATTTCGCTGCGGATGTCTTGCTGCGTATCGGTCGGTGCAACCGGCACGTAACCGCCTTTGACGCGGACTTTAAAGCCCAGGTTGCCGCCTTCTTCTTTGCGGTTCGTGTTCCAAGCCGCTTCTTCGGAGTCGACCGAGAAGGACGAAGAGTTCATCGTGCTTTCGTAACGAACGTCATCGAAAATGAAGAATTCGGATTCCGGCGCGAAGAAAGCATCCGTACCTACGCCGGACTTCTGCAGCAATTCTTCAGCCTTCTGTGCGATGGAGCGCGGGTCGCGCTCATAGCGCTCGCCGTCCGGAGTATAAATGTTACACATAACGATCAGGGTCGAGTGAGCCGTGAAAGGATCCACGTATACGGACTCGGTGTCCGGCATCATGACCATATCGGATTCTTCAATGCCGCGGAAACCCGGGATCGAGGAACCGTCGAAGGCTACGCCGTTGACGAAAGTATCCGCGTCCACTTCGGTAGACGGCAGCGTGATGTGGTGAGCTTGGCCCGTCAAGCTGATGAAACGGAAATCTACGAATTCGATGTTCTTTTCCTTGATCAATTCCAACACTTTTTCAACAGCCATCTTCGTGTTTCCTCCCCATTTCCGAACATTGGGATAAAAATTTGGACAGATCGTTCAAGTTTTCCCCAACTTATGAGGTTTATTATAAAACTCGTCTTTAGCGAGCGTCAATAGTTATGTCAGGTATTTTTTATCGATATGTTAGCAATACTCACATAGTACATAAAATCGTCATAAAAGTACAAAGCGATCCGCCGTAATGGCGAATCGCCTCGTTTCATCAGATTTTCCATTGAAGGAAAGCTTCCGCGGGATCTTTGACCGTGCCGAATTTTTTGCCGCACAACGGCGCGAGTTGTTC contains:
- the glnA gene encoding type I glutamate--ammonia ligase, with the translated sequence MAVEKVLELIKEKNIEFVDFRFISLTGQAHHITLPSTEVDADTFVNGVAFDGSSIPGFRGIEESDMVMMPDTESVYVDPFTAHSTLIVMCNIYTPDGERYERDPRSIAQKAEELLQKSGVGTDAFFAPESEFFIFDDVRYESTMNSSSFSVDSEEAAWNTNRKEEGGNLGFKVRVKGGYVPVAPTDTQQDIRSEMVRLMQETGLRVERHHHEVATAGQAEINFRFDTLTKTADNLMKYKYIIHNVARQYGKVATFMPKPLFGDNGSGMHVHMSIFNDGQPLFWEKGAYANLSQLALNYIGGILYHAPALIAITNPSTNSFKRLVPGYEAPVNLVFSKGNRSAAVRIPVAAVTPKGCRIEFRTPDSTANPYLAFAAMLLAGLDGIKRKIDPAALGYGPFDKNIYELADEEKKEIRSVPGSLDEALDALEADSDFLTEGGVFTKEFIDNYVALKRSEAKSVSIRVHPHEYSLYFDC